The DNA segment TCACCGGGCAGACGACGATGAAGTCGTGCTCGAGCAAGGCCGAGACGATCGGGCCTTCCTCGAGCTCGACGGCCACGGCGACCGGGGCACCGGCGAAGCGCTCACGGAGTCGAGCAATCCACGCTTCAAGAGCGGCCCGGCGGTGAGGAACGACCTCGCGCTCCAGACCCTCGTTGCCAGGGACACTGAGGCAGACATCGTGCTTCTTGTCGGCCCAGTCCAACCCGATGAATGCGGCAAATTCGTCGAGACTTTTCTGCATGCGACCTCCTCGGCTATTCTTCTGGTCGGGACATGCAGCGGCCGCGCCCAGCGAAGGCAATATGGTGAGCCGGTTCGAGCGGCTTCCCGAGATTCGTTACAGGCGAGGCACACCCACGGGTTCGAATGCGAGGTTAGAGAGCATCAACTGCTCGACGTTGCAGATTCGTAGCCCGCGGGTGCATGTCCCGCTTTCCATCCTCCGGTCTGAGCAGAAGTCTGAGAAGCAGAACGGAGCGGCCATATCACGTTGCACCCGCCGAACGCCGGCCCTGCCGACTTCGCCGTCCGTTCCGCTTCCGCGGGCGACCACTCTGATGCGGCACTCGCCCGCGTCTGTTGCGCCTTGCCGACTGCCGACTTGACGCTCGGCGTTCGCGGGTGAACGTGTGTCTCGTTAAACCGACGAACCGGACGCCCACCGCGTTGAACGTGATTCTCCGCGTCTGAGCTTGCTGCGTTGCCGCCCTGAACAGCCGACGCTAGGCTCTGTTTGTGGCACAAGCCCTTCCGATTCCGCCCCCTGGATTCGACGAACTCTCTCCAGAAGAGAAGGTGCGCTATCTGACCGCGCTTTGGGACAGAGTCGTCGAGCAGCAGGACGCGCTACCGATGTCCGATGCGCAGCGAGCTCTCGTTCGTGAACGCCTCGCGGCCCACCAAGCCAACCCCGATGCTGCA comes from the Myxococcales bacterium genome and includes:
- a CDS encoding addiction module protein produces the protein MAQALPIPPPGFDELSPEEKVRYLTALWDRVVEQQDALPMSDAQRALVRERLAAHQANPDAARPWSEARRDIEALLRQRPSR